The following coding sequences lie in one Panicum virgatum strain AP13 chromosome 6N, P.virgatum_v5, whole genome shotgun sequence genomic window:
- the LOC120678515 gene encoding probable GTP diphosphokinase RSH2, chloroplastic — MSVPAIAAYASPPGAVVHAPPEHDAGSRGPAPCAAAAPPSAAGSHRHAGGLSCLFSSPSAAPRATAHEELGALWHDRSDEPALAPGAGFGGGGYSYPQSSPAASPFKLRDNLHRSPASLFHSPASSPASRSPSVSWLAGRERDRLFSSFVRNALGSCIDYAPVTSLPLGVPAATGVDAAELAFELDENLPEAEPPCEPYAHELLVGAQARHRIFCDELVVKAFFEAERAHRGQKRASGDPYLQHCVETAVHLAKIGANATVVSAGLLHDTIDDSFMDYDDIFRMFGAGVADLVEGVSKLSHLSKLARDNNTASRTVEADRLHTMFLAMADARAVLIKLADRLHNMKTIEALPMVKQQRFAKETMEIFVPLANRLGIASWKDQLENICFKHLNPEEHKELSSKLAMSFDEALLTSTLDKLDKGLRDEGISYHSLSGRHKSLYSIYSKMIKKNLTMDDVHDIHGLRLVVETDQDCYRALDIVHKLWPRVTGRFKDYISHPKLNGYRSLHTVIMCEGVHPFEIQIRTKEMHLQAEYGFAAHWRYKEGGCRHSFVLQMVEWARWVLTWQCEAMSKEWPSALASSVGVRPPCPFPLHSEDCPYSYSRQCNHEGPIFVIMLEHDKMSVQELPANSTVVDLMERVGANSPRWSPYSFPLKEELRPRVNHKPISDPNRKLSMGDVVELTPALPHKSLTEYREEIQRMYERGGFALATTPRR, encoded by the exons ATGTCCGTGCCGGCGATAGCCGCGTACGCCAGCCCGCCGGGCGCCGTAGTCCACGCGCCGCCGGAGCACGACGCGGGCTCGCGCGGCCCCGCGCcgtgcgcggccgcggcgcccccgtcggcggcgggctcgcACCGCCACGCGGGGGGCCTGTCCTGCCTcttctcctccccgtccgccgcgccgcgcgccacggCGCACGAGGAGCTCGGCGCGCTCTGGCACGACAGATCCGACGAGCCGGCGCTCGCCCCGGGCGCCGGCTTCGGCGGCGGGGGCTACTCGTACCCCcagtcgtcgccggcggcgtcgccgttCAAGCTGCGGGACAACCTCCACCGCAGCCCGGCGTCGCTGTTCCACAGcccggcctcctcgccggcgtccaGGAGCCCGTCCGTCTCGTGGCTCGCAGGCCGCGAGCGCGACCGGCTCTTCTCCAGCTTCGTGCGCAACGCGCTGGGCTCCTGCATCGACTACGCGCCCGTCACCAGCCTGCCGCTGGGCGTCCCCGCGGCCACTGGTGTCGACGCCGCCGAGCTGGCCTTCGAGCTTGACGAGAACCTCCCCGAGGCGGAGCCGCCCTGCGAACCGTATGCTCATGAACTCCTCGTCGGCGCCCAAGCTCGCCACCGCATCTTCTGCGATGAGCTTGTCGTCAAGGCCTTCTTCGAGGCCGAGAGGGCACACCGTGGTCAG AAGCGGGCTAGTGGTGATCCATACTTGCAGCATTGTGTGGAAACTGCAGTGCATCTGGCCAAAATTGGCGCAAACGCAACCGTAGTGTCTGCTGGCCTTCTCCATGACACAATTGATGACTCGTTCATGGACTATGATGATATCTTCCGGATGTTCGGTGCTGGTGTAGCCGATCTTGTTGAAGGG gTCTCGAAGTTAAGCCATTTGAGCAAACTTGCTCGGGATAACAATACTGCAAGTAGGACTGTTGAAGCAGATCGCCTGCATACCATGTTTCTTGCTATGGCTGATGCACGAGCTGTTCTGATAAAGCTAGCAGATCGTCTTCACAATATGAAGACGATAGAAGCTTTGCCTATGGTTAAACAGCAAAGGTTTGCTAAAGAGACTATGGAAATATTTGTGCCGTTGGCCAACAGATTAGGAATTGCTAGCTGGAAAGACCAGTTGGAAAATATTTGCTTCAAACACTTGAATCCAGAGGAGCACAAGGAGCTTTCCTCTAAACTTGCGATGTCTTTTGATGAAGCGCTCCTTACGTCTACTCTTGATAAACTGGATAAAGGTCTCAGAGATGAAGGTATTTCATATCACAGTCTTTCTGGGAGGCACAAGAGTCTGTACAGTATATACTCCAAGATGATAAA GAAGAACTTAACAATGGATGATGTCCATGACATCCATGGCCTGCGGCTTGTGGTTGAGACAGATCAAGATTGTTATAGAGCACTTGACATTGTCCACAAACTGTGGCCTCGAGTCACTGGAAGATTCAAAGATTATATATCACATCCAAAGCTGAATGG GTATCGATCATTGCACACTGTCATCATGTGTGAGGGTGTCCATCCATTTGAGATCCAGATCCGAACAAAGGAAATGCATCTGCAGGCAGAATATGGATTTGCTGCACACTGGAGGTACAAAGAAGGTGGTTGCAGGCACTCCTTTGTGCTCCAAATGGTTGAATGGGCAAGGTGGGTGCTCACGTGGCAATGCGAGGCAATGAGCAAAGAGTGGCCCTCAGCTTTAGCCAGCTCTGTTGGGGTTAGGCCACCATGTCCTTTCCCCCTGCATTCAGAGGATTGCCCTTATTCTTACAGCCGGCAGTGTAATCATGAAGGTCCCATATTTGTGATCATGCTTGAACATGATAAG ATGTCTGTCCAAGAGCTCCCGGCAAACTCGACTGTAGTTGATCTAATGGAGCGAGTCGGGGCCAACAGTCCAAGATGGAGCCCTTACAGCTTCCCACTAAAAGAGGAGCTGCGACCGAGGGTTAACCACAAGCCCATAAGTGATCCGAACAGGAAGCTCAGCATGGGTGATGTGGTGGAGCTGACGCCTGCACTCCCACACAAGTCACTAACCGAGTACCGGGAGGAGATCCAGCGGATGTACGAGCGTGGCGGGTTCGCCCTcgccaccacgccgagaagatGA
- the LOC120678680 gene encoding protein trichome birefringence-like 14 yields MLQNINKGMRLGSINGLRFKQLKLVILAFFILFLLWKWEKGTYYDSGILQPDPLVLTNPANSKFVDQHTSSEEDFPNADPLPQSVVKVEKQVTGAPRPLTMVGYSVDVADEKELPPPEKKECNYRNGKWVSDNRKPLYSGFGCKQWLSESWSCRLTQRTDFAYEKFRWQPEACEMPEFEASQFLRRMQDKTIAYVGDSLGRQMFQSMMCMVTGGKQRPDVEDVGAEYGFVLALGAKRPDGWAYRFPSTNTTILYHWSSTLCDLEPLNPSDHATSYAMHLDRPPAFLKNNLHRFHVLILNTGHHWNRGKLRANKWEMYLGGAPNNNWNIAVIWKAKNFTIHSVIKWLDAQLPHHPQLKVFYRSISPRHFFNGDWNTGGRCDNTNPLAKGSGIRLNHSEDTDAEGAVRGTRIRLLDVTALSRLRDEGHISRYSIMATPGVQDCLHWCLPGVPDTWNEILAAQL; encoded by the exons ATGTTACAGAACATCAATAAAGGGATGAGGCTTGGAAGTATTAATGGTTTGCGGTTCAAGCAGCTCAAGCTTGTCATTcttgcattttttattttgtttcttctttggaaATGGGAGAAAGGCACATACTATGATTCTGGAATCCTTCAACCAGATCCATTGGTTTTGACTAATCCAG CTAACTCAAAGTTTGTAGATCAGCATACATCTTCAGAAGAAGACTTTCCAAATGCGGACCCATTGCCTCAATCAGTAGTTAAAGTAGAAAAGCAAGTTACTGGTGCACCACGACCATTGACTATGGTAGGCTATTCTGTTGACGTTGCAGATGAAAAGGAATTGCCGCCTCCTGAGAAGAAAG AATGTAACTACAGGAATGGAAAGTGGGTTTCTGACAATCGTAAACCACTATACTCGGGGTTTGGCTGTAAACAGTGGCTTTCTGAGAGTTGGTCCTGCAGATTAACCCAGCGCACAGATTTTGCATATGAAAAATTTAGGTGGCAGCCAGAAGCCTGTGAGATGCCAGAGTTTGAGGCCTCTCAGTTCTTGAGGAG GATGCAGGATAAAACCATTGCTTATGTGGGTGATTCTTTAGGGAGGCAGATGTTTCAATCAATGATGTGTATGGTTACTGGGGGAAAGCAGAGGCCTGATGTGGAAGATGTTGGAGCGGAATATGGCTTTGTGTTAGCACTTGGTGCAAAAAGACCAGACGGTTGGGCCTATCGGTTTCCGAGCACCAATACAACAATTTTATACCATTGGTCATCAACACTTTGTGATTTGGAGCCTCTGAATCCATCAGATCATGCCACCAGTTATGCCATGCACCTTGACCGACCTCCTGCTTTTCTGAAGAACAACCTGCACAGGTTTCATGTTCTGATTCTTAACACTGGACACCACTGGAATCGAGGGAAGCTAAGGGCGAACAAGTGGGAGATGTATCTTGGTGGAGCACCAAACAATAACTGGAACATTGCTGTCATCTGGAAGGCCAAAAATTTCACCATCCATAGTGTCATCAAGTGGTTGGACGCTCAGCTCCCTCACCACCCCCAGCTGAAGGTGTTCTACAGGTCAATATCACCTCGGCACTTCTTTAATGGGGATTGGAACACTGGTGGCCGATGTGATAACACAAATCCTCTGGCCAAAGGAAGCGGCATTCGCTTGAACCATTCTGAAGACACAGATGCTGAGGGTGCGGTGAGGGGAACCAGGATCAGGCTGCTGGATGTCACTGCCCTGTCACGTCTTAGGGACGAGGGGCATATATCACGTTACAGTATCATGGCCACGCCGGGCGTTCAAGATTGCTTGCACTGGTGCCTTCCCGGTGTACCAGATACGTGGAATGAGATCCTTGCAGCGCAGCTATAG
- the LOC120680082 gene encoding serine/threonine-protein kinase RIPK-like, translated as MAAQPWRSLLCCVGGGAAAGEGDGPASPRRRRRGRDQPLLLPASSSSAASRVSLSSLGSSGPLTPEDLSLTLSGCSDLHAFTYAELRGATAGFSRGNYLGCGGFGPVYRGRVDDGLRPGLPAQEVAVKYLDPDCGTQGHREWLAEVFFLGQLRHGNLVRLLGYCYEDHHRMLVYEYMSNGSLEKHLFKSLDGAMQWKRRMEIAFSAAKGLAFLHHADTPVIYRDFKASNILLDSDYNAKLSDFGLAKDGPQGDTTHVTTRVMGTNGYAAPEYIMTGHLTAKSDVYSFGVVLLELLTGRRSVDRARRPREQSLVDWARPYLKKPDKLYRVMDPAMEGQYSCQGAERAAMVAYKCLSQNPKSRPTMQEVVQALEPILGMDDYLQIGPFVFTVIVEDISEGKGKMVDGEKVNMRVKTTVEEKHQSH; from the exons ATGGCCGCGCAGCCGTGGAGGTCGCTGCTCTgctgcgtgggcggcggcgcggcggcaggcgaGGGCGACGGGCCGgcgtccccgcggcggcggcggcgggggcgggaccagccgctgctgctcccggcctcctcgtcgtcggcggcgtcgcgggtgTCGCTGTCGAGCCTCGGCTCGTCGGGGCCGCTCACGCCGGAGGACCTCTCGCTCACGCTGTCCGGCTGCTCCGACCTGCACGCCTTCACCTACGCCGAGCTGCGCGGCGCCACCGCGGGGTTCTCCCGCGGTAACTACCTCGGCTGCGGCGGGTTCGGCCCCGTCTACCGGGGCCGCGTCGACGACGGCCTCCGCCCGGGGCTGCCCGCGCAGGAGGTGGCCGTCAAGTACCTCGACCCCGACTGCGGCACGCAGGGCCACCGGGAGTGGCTCGCCGAGGTCTTCTTCCTCGGCCAGCTCCGCCACGGGAACCTCGTCAGGCTCCTCGGCTACTGCTACGAGGACCACCACCGGATGCTCGTCTACGAGTACATGAGCAACGGCAGCCTCGAGAAGCACCTCTTCAAAA GTCTTGATGGCGCCATGCAGTGGAAGAGGAGGATGGAGATCGCCTTCAGCGCCGCCAAGGGCCTCGCCTTCCTCCACCACGCCGACACACCGGTCATCTACCGCGACTTCAAGGCGTCCAACATCCTGCTCGACTCG GACTACAACGCCAAGTTGTCCGACTTTGGGCTCGCCAAGGATGGGCCCCAGGGCGACACGACCCACGTCACGACACGTGTCATGGGGACAAACGGGTATGCGGCGCCCGAGTACATCATGACGGGGCACTTGACCGCCAAGAGTGATGTCTACAGCTTCGGAGTGGTGCTCCTGGAGCTTTTGACAGGCCGCCGGTCCGTCGACCGGGCTCGGCGCCCTAGAGAGCAGAGCCTGGTGGACTGGGCTAGACCCTACCTCAAGAAGCCCGACAAGCTCTACCGGGTCATGGACCCAGCCATGGAAGGCCAGTACTCGTGCCAAGGGGCGGAACGGGCTGCTATGGTGGCGTACAAGTGCCTGAGCCAGAACCCGAAGTCCAGACCCACCATGCAGGAGGTGGTCCAGGCCCTCGAGCCCATACTCGGCATGGACGATTAcctccagattggcccatttgttTTCACGGTTATAGTGGAGGACATCAGCGAGGGCAAAGGCAAGATGGTTGATGGTGAGAAGGTGAACATGAGGGTCAAGACGACGGTGGAGGAGAAGCACCAGAGCCACTAG